From one Streptomyces sp. N50 genomic stretch:
- a CDS encoding O-antigen ligase domain-containing protein: MAENLTRAAATAGTPPGAAPRPAGTPKTVGIVWGLLVLNTLGSAGAKTIVPLPRSLIQMVTMGSLVAAFALALVANQRVRIRPSAYVLLLSLLLVSSVISSASLESGLGALFRCFRLALFIGTLWLLTRWWDGGLTFVRYHIRAYFAVLGSVTVGLVVAPGKALPGLYGGRLVGALWPLTPPQIGQYAAVIIGLTALLVVGRRVDRTSAVLVIVPSLVLLALTHTRTATLGLLLGLVLAIGSLVLTSAAARRFFSWSVLISVVAAVGFASALQTWFLRGQSQENFSSLTGRAKVWNALLAEPRSAAQQAFGVGLGDKSFGGLPIDNSWLAVYNEQGLIGVTLVAVIIAVLGGVALLRPPSLERSCAIFLISYCAIASYTEAGLGDASPYLLHLALAASLLAVPAQAAPLLLPEASRRHVPRWARRSEVT, encoded by the coding sequence ATGGCCGAGAACCTGACGCGCGCGGCGGCCACGGCGGGGACGCCGCCCGGCGCCGCACCGCGCCCGGCCGGCACCCCGAAGACCGTCGGGATCGTCTGGGGGCTGCTGGTCCTCAACACGCTCGGCTCCGCCGGGGCGAAGACCATCGTCCCGCTGCCCCGCTCCCTCATCCAGATGGTCACGATGGGCTCGCTGGTCGCCGCGTTCGCGCTGGCACTCGTGGCCAACCAACGGGTGCGCATCCGGCCCAGCGCCTACGTGCTCCTGCTCAGCCTGCTGCTGGTGTCGAGCGTGATCTCCAGCGCGAGCCTGGAGTCCGGGCTCGGCGCGCTGTTCCGCTGCTTCCGGCTGGCCCTCTTCATCGGCACCCTGTGGCTGCTCACCCGCTGGTGGGACGGCGGCCTGACCTTCGTCCGGTACCACATCCGGGCGTACTTCGCGGTGCTCGGCTCCGTGACCGTCGGCCTCGTCGTCGCACCGGGCAAGGCTCTGCCCGGCCTCTACGGCGGACGTCTCGTCGGCGCCCTGTGGCCGCTCACCCCGCCGCAGATCGGGCAGTACGCGGCGGTCATCATCGGCCTCACCGCGCTGCTCGTCGTGGGCCGCCGCGTCGACCGGACCAGCGCCGTGCTGGTCATCGTGCCGTCGCTGGTGCTGCTCGCGCTGACCCACACCCGGACGGCCACGCTCGGCCTGCTCCTCGGGCTGGTGCTGGCGATCGGCTCGCTCGTCCTCACCAGCGCCGCGGCCCGCCGCTTCTTCAGCTGGTCGGTGCTGATCTCCGTGGTGGCCGCGGTCGGCTTCGCCTCCGCGCTGCAGACCTGGTTCCTGCGCGGCCAGAGCCAGGAGAACTTCTCCAGTCTCACCGGCCGGGCCAAGGTCTGGAACGCCCTGCTGGCCGAGCCCCGGTCCGCCGCGCAGCAGGCGTTCGGCGTGGGCCTGGGCGACAAGTCGTTCGGCGGGCTGCCGATCGACAACAGCTGGCTGGCCGTCTACAACGAGCAGGGCCTGATCGGCGTCACCCTCGTCGCGGTGATCATCGCCGTGCTGGGCGGCGTCGCGCTGCTGCGGCCGCCGTCGCTGGAGAGGTCCTGCGCGATCTTCCTGATCAGCTACTGCGCGATCGCCTCGTACACCGAGGCCGGACTCGGCGACGCCTCGCCGTATCTGCTCCATCTGGCCCTGGCCGCCTCGCTGTTGGCGGTCCCCGCCCAGGCCGCCCCCCTCCTGCTGCCCGAAGCCTCCCGACGACATGTCCCGCGCTGGGCCCGTAGATCGGAGGTGACCTGA
- a CDS encoding class I SAM-dependent methyltransferase: MTRCRLCGSEAMTSVVDLGATPPCESFLAADQLDLPEQTYPLNLRVCSDCWLAQIPPLITPEETFKEYAYFSSFSTSWVEHARTYVDGAVQRLDLGADAFVVEVASNDGYLLRHVVDRGIRCLGIEPSVNVGAAAREAGVPTRTDFLSPDTGSAVRAEHGPADLVVANNVYAHIPDVVGFTQGLRALVADDGWVSIEVQHLLTLIEENQYDTIYHEHFQYYTVASAIRALASGGLALVDVELLPTHGGSIRLWARPAEVAGEPSQRVADVLAREKAAGLQELSGYTEFSARVAKVRRDLLRFLVEAAERGETVVGYGAPGKGNTLLNHCGIRPDLLAYTVDRNPYKHGRFTPGTRIPILPPEQIAADKPDYVLVLPWNLRAELVEQLSYVHEWGGRLVFPIPELSIVEAAQSKEVTA, encoded by the coding sequence ATGACACGATGCCGACTCTGCGGCTCGGAGGCGATGACGAGCGTCGTCGACCTGGGGGCGACACCACCGTGCGAGAGCTTTCTCGCCGCGGACCAACTGGACCTGCCGGAGCAGACGTACCCGCTGAACCTGCGGGTCTGCTCCGACTGCTGGCTCGCGCAGATACCGCCGCTGATCACGCCGGAGGAGACGTTCAAGGAGTACGCGTACTTCTCCTCGTTCTCGACCTCCTGGGTGGAGCACGCGCGCACGTACGTCGACGGCGCCGTACAGCGGCTGGACCTCGGCGCCGACGCCTTCGTGGTCGAAGTCGCCAGCAACGACGGCTACTTGCTGCGGCACGTGGTGGACCGGGGGATCCGCTGCCTGGGCATCGAGCCCTCGGTGAACGTCGGTGCCGCGGCGCGCGAGGCGGGGGTGCCCACGCGCACGGACTTCCTCAGCCCCGACACCGGCTCGGCCGTCCGCGCCGAGCACGGACCGGCGGACCTGGTCGTGGCCAACAACGTGTACGCGCACATCCCCGACGTCGTCGGATTCACCCAGGGGCTGCGCGCGCTGGTCGCCGACGACGGCTGGGTCTCCATCGAGGTGCAGCACCTGCTGACCCTGATCGAGGAGAACCAGTACGACACGATCTACCACGAGCACTTCCAGTACTACACGGTCGCCTCCGCGATCCGGGCCCTCGCGAGCGGCGGACTCGCCCTCGTGGACGTCGAGTTGCTGCCCACGCACGGCGGGTCCATCCGGCTGTGGGCCCGGCCGGCCGAGGTGGCGGGGGAGCCGTCGCAGCGGGTGGCCGACGTGCTGGCCCGGGAGAAGGCCGCCGGCCTGCAGGAGCTGTCGGGGTACACCGAGTTCTCCGCCCGGGTGGCCAAGGTGCGCCGGGATCTCCTGCGGTTCCTCGTCGAGGCGGCCGAGCGCGGCGAGACGGTCGTCGGCTACGGCGCCCCGGGCAAGGGCAACACCCTGCTCAACCACTGCGGCATCCGGCCCGACCTGCTCGCGTACACGGTCGACCGCAACCCGTACAAGCACGGCAGGTTCACCCCGGGCACCCGCATCCCGATCCTGCCGCCCGAGCAGATAGCAGCCGACAAGCCGGACTACGTCCTCGTCCTCCCCTGGAACCTGCGGGCCGAACTGGTCGAGCAGCTGTCCTACGTCCACGAGTGGGGCGGCCGGCTGGTCTTCCCCATCCCGGAACTGAGCATCGTCGAGGCGGCGCAGTCGAAAGAGGTCACAGCATGA
- a CDS encoding alginate lyase family protein encodes MTMSAGWYLRRLSRMGPREVAGRAGDAVRRRRWRSARPDCPSVSGARFTAVLPAGTVAEVAPDAVKRLVAEADRLMGGHAEFFGVVRDDLTDPDWFHDPKTGRRVPSGYAFDVPYRDEDVAGDVKQIWEPSRHQYLTVLAAAYAVTGDERYAERVAAHLRSWWAANPPLQGVHWISGIELGIRLLSWVWIRRLLDGWPGAAELFEGNPVALNQIWHHQRWLAAFPSRGSSANNHVIAETAGQFAAACAFNWFPSSGRWRSDALRSLERELRANTFDSGLNRELATEYHGLVLELGLAALAEADAAGVPVPESLRLVLLRMTDALAAVVDNRLRPPRQGDADDGFGLVLDGAGTDRWASLLATGDAVFGRLDWWPKVAGADVRTPLLTALIKPYAKDADARPATRPDHFADAGLTVLRGPEEIWCRCDGGPHGFLSIAAHAHADALSVEVRHDGVDVLADPGTYCYHGQPAWRQYFRSTLGHNTLQLDGVDQSVSGGPFLWTRHARTRVLDVDNSGAGVARWAAEHDGYQGSVHRRRVELAAASQELRIVDEVRGQHGPRRDVRLAFHLGPAIAADLAGHRAVLTWTRDGEERSAVLDLPAQLSWQAHRGESDPPLGWYSAGFGRKEPTTTLIGSGFADGADGFTTVLGFRGQGGA; translated from the coding sequence GAGCGCGGGCTGGTACCTGCGCCGGCTCTCCCGGATGGGCCCGCGCGAGGTCGCGGGCCGGGCGGGCGACGCCGTGCGCAGGCGGCGCTGGCGGTCGGCGCGGCCGGACTGTCCGAGCGTCTCCGGCGCCCGCTTCACCGCCGTCCTGCCCGCGGGCACGGTCGCCGAGGTGGCGCCGGACGCCGTCAAACGGCTGGTCGCCGAGGCGGACCGACTGATGGGCGGGCACGCCGAGTTCTTCGGCGTGGTCCGCGACGACCTCACCGACCCGGACTGGTTCCACGACCCGAAGACCGGGCGCCGGGTCCCGTCGGGCTACGCCTTCGACGTGCCGTACCGCGACGAGGACGTGGCCGGGGACGTCAAGCAGATCTGGGAGCCGTCGAGGCACCAGTACCTCACCGTGCTCGCCGCCGCCTACGCGGTCACCGGCGACGAGCGGTACGCCGAGCGCGTCGCCGCCCATCTGCGGTCGTGGTGGGCGGCCAACCCGCCGCTGCAAGGCGTGCATTGGATCAGCGGGATCGAGCTGGGCATCCGGCTGCTGTCCTGGGTGTGGATCCGCCGGCTGCTCGACGGCTGGCCGGGCGCGGCCGAGCTGTTCGAGGGCAACCCGGTGGCGCTGAACCAGATCTGGCACCACCAGCGCTGGCTGGCCGCCTTCCCCAGCCGGGGTTCCTCGGCGAACAACCACGTCATCGCCGAGACCGCCGGACAGTTCGCCGCGGCCTGCGCCTTCAACTGGTTCCCCTCGTCGGGGCGTTGGCGATCGGACGCGCTGCGGTCGCTGGAGCGGGAGTTGCGCGCCAACACCTTCGACTCCGGCCTCAACCGCGAGCTGGCCACCGAGTACCACGGACTCGTGCTGGAACTCGGCCTGGCCGCGCTGGCGGAGGCGGACGCCGCCGGTGTGCCGGTGCCCGAGTCGCTCCGGCTGGTGCTGCTGCGGATGACCGACGCGCTCGCGGCCGTAGTGGACAACCGGCTGCGTCCGCCCCGCCAAGGAGATGCGGACGACGGCTTCGGCCTGGTCCTGGACGGCGCGGGCACCGACCGCTGGGCCTCGCTGCTCGCCACCGGCGACGCCGTGTTCGGCCGGCTCGACTGGTGGCCGAAGGTGGCCGGCGCCGATGTGCGCACCCCGCTGCTGACCGCGCTCATCAAGCCGTACGCGAAGGACGCGGACGCACGCCCGGCGACCAGGCCCGACCACTTCGCCGACGCGGGGCTCACCGTCCTGCGCGGTCCCGAGGAGATCTGGTGCCGCTGCGACGGCGGTCCGCACGGCTTCCTGTCCATCGCCGCGCACGCCCACGCCGACGCGCTGTCCGTGGAGGTCCGGCACGACGGGGTGGACGTGCTCGCCGACCCGGGGACGTACTGCTACCACGGGCAGCCCGCGTGGCGGCAGTACTTCCGGTCGACCCTCGGGCACAACACCCTGCAACTGGACGGCGTTGACCAGTCCGTCTCCGGCGGCCCGTTCCTGTGGACCCGGCACGCCCGCACCCGCGTCCTGGACGTGGACAACTCCGGTGCGGGGGTGGCCCGTTGGGCCGCCGAGCACGACGGCTACCAGGGCTCGGTGCACCGCCGCCGGGTGGAACTGGCCGCCGCGAGCCAGGAGTTGAGGATCGTCGACGAGGTCCGCGGCCAGCACGGCCCGCGCCGGGACGTGCGGCTGGCATTCCACCTCGGCCCGGCGATCGCCGCCGACCTGGCCGGGCACCGGGCCGTGCTCACCTGGACCCGGGACGGTGAGGAGCGTTCCGCGGTGCTCGACCTGCCCGCGCAGCTGTCCTGGCAGGCGCATCGCGGCGAGAGCGACCCGCCGCTGGGCTGGTACTCCGCCGGATTCGGGCGCAAGGAACCCACCACCACGCTGATCGGCTCCGGTTTCGCCGACGGCGCGGACGGGTTCACCACCGTGCTCGGGTTCCGCGGCCAGGGGGGCGCGTGA
- a CDS encoding PIG-L deacetylase family protein, whose amino-acid sequence MIRLGAGRLDRIVAVGAHCDDIAIGAGGTLLTLCQARPGIRVDALVLSGGGSEREQEEQAALTAFCPGADLRLTVHKLPDGRLPTHWDEAKAAVEELRGQTDPDLVLAPRTDDAHQDHRGLARLIPTAFRDHLVLGYEIVKWDGDLGRMAAYQPLSPETAEQKVRLLQEHYPSQQHRPWYDREAFLGLARIRGIECHERYAEAFAVTKLTLNLGG is encoded by the coding sequence GTGATCAGGCTCGGAGCCGGTCGACTCGACCGGATCGTGGCGGTGGGCGCGCACTGCGACGACATCGCCATCGGCGCCGGCGGCACCCTGCTGACGCTCTGTCAGGCGCGGCCGGGCATCCGCGTCGACGCGCTGGTGCTCTCCGGCGGCGGCAGCGAGCGCGAGCAGGAGGAGCAGGCCGCGCTCACCGCCTTCTGCCCCGGCGCCGACCTGCGGCTGACCGTGCACAAGCTGCCGGACGGCCGGCTGCCCACGCACTGGGACGAGGCCAAGGCCGCGGTCGAGGAACTGCGCGGACAGACCGACCCGGACCTCGTCCTGGCACCGCGCACGGACGACGCGCACCAGGACCACCGCGGCCTGGCGCGGCTGATACCCACCGCGTTCCGCGACCACCTCGTGCTCGGCTACGAGATCGTCAAGTGGGACGGCGATCTCGGCCGCATGGCGGCGTACCAGCCGCTGTCGCCGGAGACCGCCGAACAGAAGGTGCGGCTGCTGCAGGAGCACTACCCCTCGCAGCAGCACCGCCCCTGGTACGACCGGGAGGCCTTCCTCGGCCTCGCCCGGATCCGCGGCATCGAATGCCACGAGCGATACGCCGAGGCGTTCGCCGTCACCAAACTCACGCTCAACCTGGGGGGTTGA
- a CDS encoding SDR family oxidoreductase, giving the protein MRVLLTGHQGYLGTVMAPVLTAAGHEVAGLDSGLFADSVLGPQPADPPGVRVDLRDVTAEHVAGFDAVIHLAALSNDPLGSLAPELTYDINHHASVRLAKLARDAGVGRFLYASTCSVYGASGGDDLVTEDAPLRPVTPYAESKVRVEDDVHALADDDFTPVFMRNATAFGYSPRLRADIVLNNLVGHALLSGEVLVLSDGTPWRPLVHAADIARAFTAALTAPREAVHDRAFNIGSEINNVTVAEIADQVAEAVSGAKVVITGENGADPRSYRVDFSRFRTAIPDFDCEWTVKQGALELADAYRKFDLTREDFDRRFTRLAVLKAASEAGTVDDTLRWRR; this is encoded by the coding sequence TTGCGCGTACTACTGACCGGACACCAGGGATATCTGGGCACCGTGATGGCACCCGTCCTCACCGCCGCCGGACACGAGGTCGCCGGCCTCGACTCCGGCCTCTTCGCCGACTCCGTCCTCGGCCCGCAGCCTGCCGACCCGCCGGGCGTGCGGGTGGACCTGCGCGACGTCACCGCCGAGCACGTGGCCGGGTTCGACGCCGTGATCCACCTGGCCGCGCTCTCCAACGACCCGCTGGGATCGCTCGCGCCGGAACTCACCTACGACATCAACCACCACGCGTCCGTACGACTGGCAAAGCTGGCCCGCGACGCGGGAGTTGGACGCTTCCTGTACGCGTCGACCTGCTCCGTCTACGGCGCCTCGGGCGGCGACGACCTGGTCACGGAGGACGCCCCGCTGCGCCCGGTGACGCCGTACGCGGAGTCGAAGGTGCGGGTCGAGGACGACGTGCACGCGCTGGCCGACGACGACTTCACCCCGGTGTTCATGCGCAACGCCACCGCCTTCGGCTACTCGCCCCGGCTGCGCGCCGACATCGTACTGAACAACCTGGTGGGCCACGCGCTGCTGTCCGGCGAGGTGCTGGTGCTCTCCGACGGCACCCCCTGGCGCCCGCTGGTGCACGCCGCCGACATCGCCCGAGCCTTCACGGCCGCGCTGACCGCGCCGCGTGAGGCGGTGCACGACCGGGCGTTCAACATCGGCAGCGAGATCAACAACGTCACGGTCGCCGAGATCGCCGACCAGGTCGCCGAGGCGGTGTCCGGCGCGAAGGTCGTGATCACCGGGGAGAACGGCGCCGACCCGCGCTCCTACCGGGTGGACTTCTCCCGCTTCCGCACCGCCATCCCCGACTTCGACTGCGAGTGGACGGTGAAGCAGGGCGCGCTCGAACTCGCCGACGCCTACCGGAAGTTCGACCTGACCCGGGAGGACTTCGACCGCCGCTTCACCCGCCTCGCCGTGCTCAAGGCGGCCTCCGAGGCCGGCACCGTCGACGACACCCTGCGGTGGCGCCGATGA
- a CDS encoding sugar phosphate nucleotidyltransferase, with amino-acid sequence MKVVLFCGGYGMRMRNGTSDDVPKPMAMVGPRPLIWHVMRYYAHFGHTEFILCLGYGAHHIKEFFLNYEETASNDFVLRGGRTELLSTDIADWTITFAQTGIESPIGERLRRVRHHLDGDEMFLANYADVLTDAPLPEMIDKFAQRDAGASMMVVPPQSSFHCVELGEDGLVGGITAVSDMPLWENGGYFVLRQEVFDHIPENGDLVADGCAQLAKRGRLVAHQHRGFWKPTDTVKERAALDEAYTRGDRPWAVWERDSAGVRA; translated from the coding sequence ATGAAGGTCGTCCTGTTCTGCGGCGGTTACGGGATGCGCATGCGCAACGGAACCTCCGACGACGTGCCCAAGCCGATGGCGATGGTCGGACCGCGACCGCTGATCTGGCACGTCATGCGCTACTACGCGCACTTCGGGCACACGGAGTTCATCCTGTGCCTCGGCTACGGCGCCCACCACATCAAGGAGTTCTTCCTCAACTACGAGGAGACCGCCTCCAACGACTTCGTCCTGCGGGGCGGGCGCACCGAGCTGCTGTCCACCGACATCGCCGACTGGACGATCACCTTCGCGCAGACCGGCATCGAGTCACCGATCGGGGAGCGGCTGCGCCGGGTGCGGCACCATCTGGACGGCGACGAGATGTTCCTCGCCAACTACGCCGACGTGCTCACCGACGCCCCGCTGCCGGAGATGATCGACAAGTTCGCCCAGCGCGACGCCGGCGCGTCGATGATGGTCGTACCGCCCCAATCCTCCTTCCACTGCGTGGAGTTGGGCGAGGACGGTCTGGTGGGCGGTATCACCGCGGTGAGCGACATGCCGCTGTGGGAGAACGGCGGCTACTTCGTGCTCCGCCAGGAGGTCTTCGACCACATACCGGAGAACGGCGACCTCGTCGCCGACGGATGTGCCCAACTGGCCAAGCGGGGGCGGCTGGTGGCACACCAGCACCGCGGCTTCTGGAAGCCGACCGACACCGTGAAGGAGCGCGCCGCGCTCGACGAGGCCTACACCCGGGGCGACCGCCCGTGGGCCGTGTGGGAGCGGGACAGCGCGGGGGTGCGTGCGTGA
- a CDS encoding glycosyltransferase, whose product MHIIVVHNRYGSAQPSGENKVVDQEVDLLRSAGHRVEVFERRSDDIGARSLLGKVAVPLLVPWNPAVRTELAAKLRAERPDVVHVHNVFPLLSPAVLAACADAGVPAVATLHNYTQVCPPGTLQRDGRPCTECVGSTPLPAVRHGCYRDSRLATVPLAVSLSVNRRRWWSGVERFLCISAAQRDVLVRSGMPAERLAVKHNFVPDPGSCRTGDGEHVLYLGRLAEAKGVRLLMTAWDEIAAGGGVGVPLVIAGTGPLEPEVTAWAAGRDDVRYVGLLDTAECQKAIARSVAVVAPSTWLEAFGLVVVEAMAAGVPTVAAGHGAFVELVEDGVTGLLHRPGEADSLASCIRRIAAEPARNREMGQAARRRYEQGFSPAVGLERLLEEYRTAIAGRSALARGGDTRASRGDGDST is encoded by the coding sequence ATGCACATCATCGTGGTGCACAACCGCTACGGCTCCGCACAGCCGAGCGGGGAGAACAAGGTCGTCGACCAGGAGGTGGACCTGCTGCGCTCGGCCGGTCACCGGGTCGAGGTGTTCGAGCGGCGCAGCGACGACATCGGCGCCCGCTCCCTCCTCGGCAAGGTCGCGGTGCCGCTGCTCGTGCCGTGGAACCCGGCGGTGCGCACGGAACTCGCCGCCAAGCTGCGCGCCGAGCGGCCGGACGTGGTGCACGTCCACAACGTCTTCCCGCTCCTGTCGCCCGCGGTGCTCGCCGCCTGCGCCGACGCCGGGGTGCCCGCCGTCGCCACGCTGCACAACTACACCCAGGTCTGCCCGCCCGGCACGCTCCAGCGGGACGGCCGGCCGTGCACCGAGTGCGTCGGCTCGACACCGCTGCCCGCCGTCCGGCACGGCTGCTACCGCGACTCCCGCCTCGCGACGGTGCCGCTCGCCGTCAGCCTGTCGGTCAACCGGCGGCGCTGGTGGTCCGGCGTGGAGCGGTTCCTCTGCATCTCCGCGGCGCAGCGTGACGTCCTGGTGCGGTCCGGCATGCCGGCCGAGCGGCTGGCGGTGAAGCACAACTTCGTGCCGGATCCGGGCAGTTGCCGAACCGGTGACGGCGAGCACGTGCTCTATCTCGGCCGGCTCGCGGAGGCCAAGGGCGTCCGGCTGCTCATGACCGCGTGGGACGAGATCGCGGCGGGCGGCGGTGTCGGCGTACCGCTCGTGATCGCCGGCACCGGGCCGCTGGAGCCGGAGGTGACCGCCTGGGCCGCGGGCCGGGACGACGTGCGTTACGTCGGCCTGCTGGACACGGCGGAGTGCCAGAAGGCCATCGCGCGCTCGGTCGCCGTGGTGGCGCCCTCGACGTGGCTGGAGGCGTTCGGCCTGGTGGTCGTGGAGGCGATGGCGGCCGGGGTGCCGACCGTCGCCGCGGGCCACGGCGCCTTCGTCGAACTCGTCGAGGACGGCGTCACCGGGCTGCTGCACCGGCCGGGCGAGGCCGACTCGCTCGCGTCCTGCATACGCCGGATCGCGGCCGAGCCGGCCCGCAACCGGGAGATGGGGCAGGCGGCCCGGCGCCGCTACGAGCAGGGATTCAGCCCGGCCGTCGGCCTGGAGCGCCTGCTGGAGGAGTACCGCACCGCGATCGCGGGTCGGTCAGCACTGGCTCGCGGCGGGGACACCCGCGCGAGCAGGGGGGATGGGGACAGCACATGA
- a CDS encoding right-handed parallel beta-helix repeat-containing protein yields MRITRRPWALAAAPLALALLTATGCDSTSSAPATTKPTAAPSTSTSAARTVARVCANPAAGPAKAPAGAVTVDPAVVGDLAAKTKNSPPNTTFWLRPGKHRLDPDRYAQVIPKKGDRYLGAPGAVLDGRKKNQYAFTGNAPDVTIRYLTVQGFVAPQDEGVVNHDSADGWVIEDATIQNNSGAGLMAGARQQVRADCLRDNGQYGMNAYKGNGRLTGLVVEGNEITGNNTGDWERRKEGCGCTGGIKFWEVDGAEISGNWVHDNRGAGLWADTNNNDFRIENNVIEANDGAALIYETSYNAVIRDNTIRRNNWVEGRKAADGGDNFPYATVYLSESGGEPRVKARTDKIEIYRNVLEDNWSGITLWENADRFCNSPANTSSGDCTLLVKKTASCVRPAIAKAPLYSDCRWKTQRVDIHDNRFVLDESVVKCTEMCDRMAVLSNYGTYPDWSPYKGEQVADAITEKQHNRWHDNVYVGPWKFVAEDQSKVLDFGQWQAAPYLQDKGSTLDLQAGG; encoded by the coding sequence GTGAGGATCACGAGGCGACCCTGGGCGCTGGCGGCGGCACCGCTGGCGCTGGCCCTGCTGACGGCGACCGGCTGCGACAGCACGTCGAGCGCCCCGGCCACGACGAAGCCGACCGCCGCGCCGTCGACGTCCACGTCCGCCGCCCGGACCGTGGCCCGGGTCTGCGCCAACCCCGCGGCCGGCCCGGCGAAGGCACCGGCGGGCGCGGTGACCGTCGACCCCGCCGTGGTCGGCGACCTGGCGGCGAAGACCAAGAACAGCCCTCCGAACACCACGTTCTGGCTCCGGCCCGGCAAGCACAGGCTCGACCCGGACCGGTACGCCCAGGTCATCCCCAAGAAGGGGGACCGCTACCTCGGTGCGCCGGGCGCGGTGCTCGACGGCCGGAAGAAGAACCAGTACGCGTTCACCGGCAACGCCCCCGATGTCACCATCCGCTATCTGACGGTGCAGGGTTTCGTCGCGCCCCAGGACGAGGGCGTGGTCAACCACGACTCGGCCGACGGATGGGTGATCGAGGACGCCACGATCCAGAACAACTCCGGCGCCGGGCTGATGGCCGGTGCCCGCCAGCAGGTCCGCGCCGACTGCCTGCGCGACAACGGCCAGTACGGCATGAACGCGTACAAGGGCAACGGCCGTCTCACCGGCCTGGTGGTCGAGGGCAACGAGATCACGGGCAACAACACCGGTGACTGGGAGCGGCGCAAGGAGGGCTGCGGCTGCACCGGAGGCATCAAGTTCTGGGAGGTCGACGGCGCGGAGATCAGCGGGAACTGGGTGCACGACAACCGCGGCGCCGGACTGTGGGCGGACACCAACAACAACGACTTCCGCATCGAGAACAACGTGATCGAGGCCAATGACGGTGCCGCGCTGATCTACGAGACCAGCTACAACGCGGTCATCCGGGACAACACGATCCGGCGGAACAACTGGGTCGAGGGCCGCAAGGCGGCCGACGGCGGCGACAACTTCCCGTACGCGACCGTCTACCTGTCCGAGTCCGGCGGCGAACCCCGGGTCAAGGCCCGTACCGACAAGATCGAGATCTACCGGAACGTGCTGGAGGACAACTGGTCCGGGATCACCCTCTGGGAGAACGCCGACCGGTTCTGCAACAGCCCCGCCAACACCTCCTCCGGCGACTGCACGCTGCTGGTGAAGAAGACCGCCAGCTGCGTGCGGCCGGCCATCGCCAAGGCACCGCTCTACTCCGACTGCCGGTGGAAGACCCAGCGGGTGGACATCCACGACAACCGCTTCGTGCTCGACGAGTCCGTCGTCAAGTGCACGGAGATGTGCGACCGCATGGCCGTGCTGTCCAACTACGGCACCTATCCGGACTGGTCGCCCTACAAGGGCGAGCAGGTGGCCGACGCCATCACCGAGAAGCAGCACAACCGCTGGCACGACAACGTCTATGTCGGGCCGTGGAAGTTCGTCGCCGAGGACCAGAGCAAGGTGCTCGACTTCGGGCAGTGGCAGGCAGCGCCCTACCTGCAGGACAAGGGCAGCACCCTCGACCTTCAGGCCGGTGGTTGA